The following is a genomic window from Stegostoma tigrinum isolate sSteTig4 chromosome 24, sSteTig4.hap1, whole genome shotgun sequence.
TCAACCCTCTACGGTAAAGAGTATCACAGGCATCATCAGCCTCCGAAGAAGTTCCTCAACATCTGTTTAACATCTGATACCGTACTCAGATTCTGTTTTCTGATTATGTACTCTTCCCACACAGGGAAATAAATTCTCACCACTTACCTACCCTGTCAAGCTTACTAAGAACCTTATGTTTCAGTATGGTCAccctattcttctaaactccagtgaatgcaaGTCCAAACTACTTGACTTGCCCTCATAAGAAAATCATTCCATATCTgtgatcagcctagtgaaccttctatggactgcttccaatgtctGTATATGTTTCTTTGGATGCGGTATCCAAACTATTCACCATATTCTCAAAGTGGACTAACTAGAATTTTATATAATTTTAACAAGCCGATTACGtgttgaacttggatgctagcttttttcTGTGCATGAGGAATCCCTGTGTTGCAGTTTTTTGCGATGTTTCTCTATTTTCATAATATTCTGCTCCTCCGATCTCCTATTTTCCAACTTCCTTTATTCCATCTGCTAAATTTTTCTCCATTTTCAGAACCTATCTGTATTCCTGTGTCATCTTGCCACTTGCTCCCTGTGTATTTGTTTCTTGCACAAACTTGACAATATTTCATTCACTTTACTCATCAAAATCATCTTTATTATATTGCGGAATATTGTGGTTGCAGCGTTGATTCCTGTGCATTCCATTAGTCGCAAGTTACCATCCTGAACTTGCCCTGTAATCTCAACTGTCTTCTATGAGTTAGGCTTTCCTCTCCATTTAACCTCAATTGTCTCTTGGAAACCCAGATATTACATCTAATAGTTTCCCTTTATATATCCTGCTTGTTgcctcctgaaagaattctaattTTGTtggacatgatttccctttcatgcagCAATTTTGGCTGCTTGATTGATATCGTGTATTCCTAAATGATCTGCCAGTACATCTTTTTACATCCTGGAAGATTTCTAGATTATAAGGACGCTTAtggatccactatctctgtagctgttTCCAGTAATATCCGAGGATATTCCCGCTCTTCCTTTTAAACAAGCCTTTGCTGTCTGTTTTGATGGTACTTGCTAGCTTACccacaaagtttattttctccccatttttAGTCATCTTTTAGCTTCTATAACTTTCCCATCCCCACGGTTACCGCTaatatttgtatgtttgtatgtgtttaTTCATTCAGTTTGATATCCTTAACCTCTGGTTAATCATGGTCGGTTTAACGCCTTCCAAGAATCCTTCCTCCCTCTATATATTTTTGAGAGCCATGAGCCATTTTCTTAAAAGACTACAGTTGTTCATCAACTTCTTTTCTGCCAAACTCTCTTCCAGGTTCTGTACAATTGACTCAATCCTCATCCTTGTGTAATTACCCTTGCATTTATTACGGTTGTTTCCAACATCAGTTTCTTGCACTCAAACTGAtggctaaattctaccatgtatGGTCACTGTCCCAAAATAATCTTTCACACTCAGATCATTTATTGAATTTGCTTCATTTATGCAGCTCCTAGTCCAAAAGACCCTGACACACTCTTGAGTCTGGCTTCTCAACTCCAATCAAAAGTTTATTGGACTGTGAAAACATACTACAAATGCATTGTTCCCAGACCACCTTGGTATCCAACAGCTCTGACATGCTGCAGCGGAAACATACCATCTGTTCTGCCATCATTCATTTTGTTTACCTTAAGTATTCTTGATTCCCTTCTCTTTGCATATTGTGACTATTAACAAGTGACACATTGACTTAGTTATTGGAGTTGCAGTTACGATCCGATCAGTCATGAGCTTAATCAATTATGATGCAGGCTTTGAGGCACCAAGTGGCTTTATCTGTTCCTAACTCATGTTTCCCCTGTCGTTCTCATATTTGTGCATTACTTACATAACAAATGTAAGTTATGCTGAAATgtattctctctctcttataccTGCATGTTTTATATTCAGTCTTACTTTTTCCACTGTTCTCATTTTTCTCCATCTCCTTAATTTTTCTTagtttggtttctgatttccaagaTTTATGAAATCAGTTCTTCCTCATTGTACGGAAGGAGCTACATAGAATGATGGAAGTATTACATAAACCAACGAAAGATAGGAGAAAAGCAGAATGAAGAGATGACAATTTTGCAGGAAATAAACTAATTTGGTTCCCTTCCTTTAAATGTAATCTCATGTTGTCTTAATTGGATTTGCAATTTATAGGCACAGACGTCGCCATCGTTCCTATTCTAGATCAAGATCCAGGTCACGCTCTAGATCCCGCTCAAGATCCAGATCAAAATCCGTATCGCGATCAAAATCAGCATCTAGAAAGGATTCTAAGACACGATCACAATCAAGGTCATGCAGCCATTCAAGGTCCAGATCTAGATCTAAGTCGAGGTCACTGAGCGGCCACAAGTCTGATAGTCACCATGAGGACTGAAATAATGGATAGTCGTTCATCAACTTGCAGCTACCATTTgagcttttctttttgttttggggGTCTTGTAGTTAAGAGAAGGTGGGTACTGTTTTATGACTACAGGAAGATTTAGTGTACAAGAATAATTTGTTGATGGTGCTTCAAAGATTTCAACCATGATTTTAAACTGAATGATGCAGTAACTACAACTGACCAGTTAATAAGGTGCCATTAACATTAATGTTACTCATTGGTTCTTGAAGGTCAACTTGTTCACTATTGTTTTTAGGCAAATTTAGAAAGATATATTTGATTCATGGCTATGTTACTgttagtaattttttttataaagcaGTGCCCTCTATACTGATTGTCCAAAAAATACTAAATTGTTTTCCCTGTTTAATATTCTGATGGATTAATAAAGCTGCTGGTACAAATCAAAACTGTGTGAATTCAAAATTTGTAAATGCTACTGTTAACAAAGAACATGTCATCAATGCAGTGCTGTATTAACATAACTACAGTGTGGGGTTTAACATCATTCATAATTGCCTGAAACATTCTGCTTGGGGGATTGGTTTATAGAAATTCTCCTTATTTTACCCAACTGGTCACATTAAGCACAATCAAAAAGTATTGGCAATTTGTTGCCCACAACCTTATGTTCTGTTCTTGTGTGTTTATGCAATGCAGTAGTCTGGCATGCTTCCTGTAGTATTGATTTGTGTATTTTGCATGAATATTTGTTTTCATTCTTGGCTGTAAAGATATAATTTGCTAATGCTGTTAGATAAACTACCTGCATTTTTATTGTAAGACAAATGCAGGAACTTGTATCTGATGCGAAATTGgacatttttccaaaaaaaaaacagatttgtcttgtgctgaaacatttttttttcatgtagAAGCTTGTAAAAACAAAAGGGATTTTTATACCACGTCTTTTTAATAAAAGCTGTTTGTAAAAGTTCATCTATATTAGAAATGTTTTCAGTTTAAGCTTTAAAATGCTAAGTTGTCTAGGTCTTTGCATGACTAGAAAAATGTGATGTTTGAAATCAAGTAATAGTATATCCTAAAGATTAAAAACATTGACCCCTTGAAAGGTCATATCTAGCCATTAATCTTTGTGAATTTGGATAAGCAGAACTGGGAATAAAATTGTAATCTGATGTAAGTGACTTAAATCAACTGTGTTCAATGACATTAGGCTAGTGTGAGAAGTCTtgcttaaagtttttttttatttttgccaGTTTAGGTCTGGCCTAAGTGAGCCAGGATAGGTTCAGTATGTCTTGGTTTTACAGTCCAGTTTGTTTCTTGCCTTTACTCAAAAGAAGTGATAAGATTCTTCACTTGTGAAGACAGTGTATACAGGGTATGCCTTTTCATAACTTTCTAGATTTCAGTTCAAGGTATGCAGTGCAAATAAACACTCTTACAGTCTTAGCACCAGTTATCAAGTAAATCTATATCATTTGGATTAGATGTGGATGTTCTGTTCATCCTTTTTGTTCATGACAGCTGACTGTAACTAACTTGTAAATAAATCTGTGCTGTAAATGAAGTATCTCAGATCTGTTTTCTTAAAGGAATTATCTACTTTTCAGTCAGAAGCCTATGTACACTAACACCATAGGAGATAAGCTGAATTGTATCTGTTGGTTAAAATTAAAACAGCACAAAAGAACCCCATTTGGCTGTTGAACCTGTAAATAGTTCTTTTGAATAATCCATGTAACCTTGCTCCCTGTAAATGTatccatttatccaaatttattTTGTAAGATCTATTCTTCTGTGTTGTGCATAAGGTAGAGCAGCCTGTATATGATGCCATGCTTAGTGACTGATGACAGTATaaattttctccaacagttttgATTTAAGTTGTGGCTATGTCAGGATTTACTGTATTTCAAAAATAatgtgcaatttgttttgtaCTCATGGTAACTTGTTACATTGGACAAGGCATCCATTAATGCTGACTGATTAACAAGGAGGTTGTGCTCAATTTTAAATGGGACAGATTGACTCTGATCCTGAGAAATGAACTAGCAAATAAGTGTATATGCTCTtttgacaaccaatttaggattgtcataTAATTATAGTAAGATTGTCCAGCAACTATTATCCAATTCAGAATCACAGCTAATGCTAGAAATCTGCAGATTCTTTTCTGTTTGTGCTGAAAGATTGGCCTACTCAGAAACCACCTAAAtaaacagtgtagagctggacaaacacagcaggaaagctgacgttttgggtctagatgcttcagaaattttttttttcttcttctgaagggtctcgcctgaaaacgtcaactttcctgctcctctgatgctgcttggcctgctgtgttcatccagctctacaccttatctcattctccagcatcggcagttcctactatctaaatAAACACCGTAGAGTTTGTTCACTATAAATATACTGACATAGGGCACATTTGTGCCATTTTGCAGAATAACAGCTACCCTGAACACTGTATATTGCACAAGCTCACTAAGACAGTCTATCCAATTATTCTGTAAAGGTGAAATATTTAATGTTTGAGCAACAGGTGAAGCTAGCTGTTTCATGGATTACAAGAgctggtgtgcgtgcgtgtgtgtgtggggggcggggtGCGGCGGCAAGGTGCTGAAGCCCTAAGATTGTTGAATGTGAtagagtccagaaggctgcagggttccaagtggaaaatgaagtgctgagctttgctggagcactgcagcaagtccaagtgacagatgttggccagagaacactGAAGTGGCAaccaactggaagctcagggtctttttaaGTAGATGTGTTCTGTGGAGCAGTCATCCTCAATATTCCTTCAGTTGTTTGCAACAAGTAAAATACTAGCCATATTCAACCAGTTCCTGCTTGCAAGTGTCTTAATGTTAAATGTGATTCTGTAATTGGACATCTGCAGGTACAAGGAATTACACTGACAACTAGTTTAATACTTGGGCTTAGTGATTCACTTGTGTACTGACAACACTTGTACCAATCAATCAGAAATTATTCTAAGTGTTGGGTTTTCTCCTTGAATTTGTATCACTGCAAAActctgaagggtctagtcccgaaatgtcagcttttgtgctcctgagatgctacttggcctgctgtgttcatccatcttcacttTATGTtgatgaatgcatttttttttctttgattccATAATACTCATCTATTACAAAACAGCTATTTGATAACCAAATCATGGGGCCTCTTCACAAAATCTGATCCTTGTTCTTGTGCACTTTTACCTGGTTAAGAGCACATCACCAAAGGAAACTAGTGTATCTAAATCTCAAACTTATCAGTGTCACAGCTGCATCCGATGTAAGTCTTCATGCAATCGATACTCTCATAGCTGGATTACTTGGATAACCTCTTGGGTTACATCAAGGACAGAAAAAGTAAAACTCCATGTGGGGGTTTGGGCATTTTCACTTGTAAATACTTGTCTACCATAAGTTGtacagtcatttttttttggaaaaaagtgATATTGGAGTTGCCTGCCTTTAAAGTTCTTTTCATGTGTAATAACTGTGCTGAGGAAGTCAATGGAAAGAGACCAGCATTCCAAAGTAGTAAGATTAAGTTACAGAACTTGAAGGCAAGTCCAAACCAATCTGGGTAGAATTCAGTTGAATTTTTAACCAATGTAATCCATATGAGTGAACAAAGAAATGTATCAATAGGTGTTAATCTGACAACTGAGCAAATATTTTGGTCAGATGAATACTATTTCTTGAGCTGAATCTGCTCAGTGACTTCTTCGTAACATTATCCATTGCAACAAGGTACTGAACCATGGATTGATTCAATATGGATAAGGGAAAAGTTTACAACAATCAAGCAAGGGAAGCAAGCCATCAATAAATGATTTCATCTGTAGCTCCTAAACGGTGCtctaaatcagggacaaaaataaAGCATTaccatggattttttttccttcagatgctgccagacctgctgcagcaactttgtttcatttcaggAATGAAAACATGTTCTAGATACAAATTACAACTTGGTTTATACTCTTTATTGTCTGGACTGACTAACAGATGTACAGGCTGACAACTTAACCCTACAACACTTAACATCTTGTAAATAGTCCAGACTAATGTTGAAGTTGCATATTTTGTATTGAATTCCCAAATTCCTTGATGTATTGAGTGCACATTTCAGTAACTGAAGGTTTATCCCCACCTAATCAAAGATGAGTACTTTTAAAAAGTTGAGGTTGCAATAGTTTACTCAATTTATATTCTTCTGCATCTCAGCTACCATATAACAGTTAAAGAAACAAAACTCATctagaatttcagaattttgataaGGTAAAAAGACTTAAATTTGCATTCATGCTGCAAATTGGTTAAGTCAATTTATTGAGGGATTTGTTCCAACTCATGAACAGTAATCATTTCAATACAGACTTCTTACTGTTAAAAGAGAATCCCAAGCCCCAGGTGTATTAGGACATAATTTTGTTGGATTATATAGGGCTGCTAAATCCAAACAGACTGCAAATGTTTCTGGGGCAATAGAACATTCATTTATAGATTTAATCAGGAGTGAACAGTCCTTTTCCGATGTTACCTGAGACAAGGGGGGAAAGAAACTGCCCTTTAGAACTAAAGTGTGACTGAGTTGATCAAGCTATTGAAATGGAGGTCCAAATGGTTTTACACTCCTCCCCAACAAAAAAGTGTTGTTACTATGTGGAAATGGTAACAAAGAAAATCTATAAGCCAGTTTAAATTTACATTCATATGATTACCATTCCCAAGCCTGGTATGCGGAAAATCATAGACCCTTGGTAACAGAAGCAAAGAATAATCAATACATTCTGGATGTCCATTGGTAAAACTGTAGCTTTAAAGACGAGATGCTGTTCTCAAAAGTATGTTGCACAGCATAGTCAGTAACAACCAACATCACAACATTACTACTGCAAGGTTACAAGGCATtatcagtgggggggggggggggggggggagagaaacaCAGATAGATTTAGTGCAAACAGCAGTACAAATTACTAAAATCAGATTACTCATTTCTGTTCCTTTCAAAAACAAATGATATGACCATTTCAGAATATGCAGCAACCACAGTTATTTAACATTTTTCTTTACGTGAAGTATTTTCTATAGCTTTTATTCCCCCTACAATGAAAACCAgtcattcctttttaaaaacacGCAAGCACCTTGACACAAGTAGCATCAAATATTTGTGCTTTTGatccatttaaaaaagaaaaatattctttAGGTGTGACATACCAAGAAACTGGTGGCATGATTTATGCATTTAGCCATCATACTAAAATAGTTTATTCAGCAGACAAATCCTGCTTTAATATACATATGGTACAAAGTTTTACACTTGTGGCTCTTTctacaggtttaaaaaaaacactggccAGGAGAGTTAACAATTTGCATGACTAATTTTAGCTAGCTTAATCACAATCTGAAATTCAGCCAGAGCTTTGCCTTCTGCAAAAGTTTTTTTGCCAATTTCAAGCAAGTTTTGTATTCCAGTATTATATTAAAAATGTGGTGACAGGTACAATGAATATTTGAAAAAGGTCTCATGTTAATCTGAGGAAATTTAAGCATTTACTTTTCACTACAGTGCACAAATTGCTTTTACCTCAGGCTCCTAACATATGGTAACATATCTACCACTGGCAGATGTAACTTCATGTTTTGACAAACATTCTTCATGGGTTATTGCATCATAACAATCATCCTTCATAAGGACAGGACCCATTTAATATCAGGAATTTCAAAAAAAGTAATAAAAACCAAACAAACATTCTTCTACAGCAGGAAGCTACATACACATCTTGCTAAATATGCCCAACTGTGGTTGGGCAAAAACAAGATGGCCAACAAAATTGCTGATTCAACACTTTGATAGGAGCAAAATCTTTAGATCTAAAGTCAGGAATATTCTTCAGTCAAAACATTGGAATTCCAATGTTTTGAGTTGAAATTTGTTTCCTATTCACAGAAAAAGGGCAGAACAGGAGGAGGAAACAAGCTTCCAGTACAACTGCTGGAcacaaaactgcgccaatacacACCAAAAACAACCAACTTGGAAGGATATCAAAGGCAgtgctttcttaaaaaaaacaaacaccaaAACTCCTGTATTATGTAGTCCAATTAGAAACTGTTTCCAGCAGTGGGGTCCTTTTAAGTCTACAGACTATGCCTGCACTTTTAGCATGGTCTTCAACTGAAAGGTCATTTCACTGTGATCAGATGACTCCAAGGGCACACGTACCCAATGGCTTGGAGGCTTGGGTAGTACACTTGGTGATGGTGGCTCACTGAACTTGGCTCCAGCATAATTTTGATCAGACTGCAACCTAAACAGTGTGCTCGAGCTGCTCAGAACTGCCTCCCAACTCTGATTGTTTGCAGTAAAGTGCATAacattctttccttctttctgcaCAACCTGACATGTTTCAGAAATAAATTGATATCGTCCATGTCCCTTCTCGCCTTTCTTGTGCATTGTTTTCATGTGATAGAGATTATCATCCTTGTTCTTTTGTCTGCTGCTGTTTAAGTGCAGGTTTCTCTTTGGAGTCCCATGGTTTGGTTGGGATATTGGGATGTTTAATCTTTCGACACCTCCCATTTTTCTCCAAAGAAACTATCACCTGTAAAATTAGAAGAAAAATGGTCAATTCTAATTCCAACTCTTGAACGTGCACCAAAATGTTTAGAAATTAAAATGGGTACTTAAAAGGGTGAACCAATACCACAACATTTCAGTTTGGGGCCAGGCCTAACTTTTTTTGCATTTGTTAAAATAACTACTTGCAACAATGCGACTGCTTTTGGAGTACTAGCTGCAACAGCTATACGTTAACCACATGCtaggacactatcactgcagttGCAAACAGTAAAAATAATGTCACTATGGTCACTTTTCAGAAAGCCTTTCCATTGTTTTACAAGAATTACTCCTTTAGTCACCCAGTGTTTAGATGCAACTAACAGAAACCTCTGGGTTTTAATGATTCAGCTgtaactttatttaaaaaaaattgtgtccTTCCGGCTGACAACGCACGACCCGTGAAACAAGGTGAGGAAGACTTACAACCACTGGATTTGAGAGACAGTTAAAGGATGTAAAATggattaaagataataaaatgtgaggctggatgaacacagcaggccaagcagcatctcaggagcacaaaaactgacgtttcgggcctagacccttcatcagagaggatgaaaatggattaaaaacGTGTTTTGAAATACACTACCAAGTTCAGAGGAGTCCAACTGCAATTCTAAAGGTAAGATCGCCCAGCTACAAACGTTAATATTTCTGAAACACTGAATAGGAATATGAACGTGAACAAATTGAAGAAATACGATATTTCTCCCACGACATCCATATCCCGTGAAAGACCGAAGGCCACTAAGGaatgaactgcggatgttgtaaaatGTAACTATCTTAACTGATTATTTTCCACTCTGATTTAACAGCTAGTCAAGCTCTAGAAAAGATTGCAACCAAGAATCGGAGTCAAGAGATTAATAACTTTTTAAAAGCAGGAACGTTTTTAAAAGTTTGTTCAGTCTTTGCCGACGTGCAGGAGTCTCTCTTTTCCCCCCAAGACACCAACCTCTTCGTCGAAAAATCCCAAAACTTGTCGATCTTCTCGTCCAAAGCTTTCTGGAAACTTCGACGCCAGGTTATAAGGAAATTCTCACTTTTGGTGAATCTTGGTGATTTTCCCCAAGTAGGAATTTGCATCAGCAGAACTCCGACAGAAGATGGTGCAGCCAAGCACAACATGGGTCTGCTCGGCACACACGGTTCCGTACAGTTCACACCCTTCAGAAGCAATAAGaaagaaagagctcagaaaaCAAAACACTGACCAAAAAGTAACAAAGTGGAGGAAATTTTCGACCAAGAATCCAATTTTAAAAACTACTGGtaaactgtgtacagttttagaccttcccctccccctttttgcTACGGAATTTCCTGATCACGGGACTAGAAAACGGCCATTTAACAACATCAGCGCATTTTTTCCAAGCCTTCGGGGGGGTGGTAGGTATTTGAGCCCAACACAATTTGGTCTGAGCCCCTACTTGACAAGTTTCTAGGTACTACTCGCACTGAGGTAAGCCAGGCGGCAAGAAATTTTCCCCGATCGAGAGAAACAGGTCGGGAAGGAGGGGCAAGAGAGAGCGCAAACAAAAGACAGAGCCtagtttgggggaggggagagagaaagaaagaaagaggatCATTAACAACAGCTCCCCCCACGCTGACCCTTCCAGGCTCGGACTCTCGCGTACTTGGTACTTACACAGGGCCCGGCGCTATCTAAATTGAAAATCCGCACACAGAACTACGTTCCCGGTCACTCTCTGCCCACAGCTGCTCCACCCCCTCGATGTAGCAGAAAATGGAATCCGGAGACAAGTAGCCGCCTGGCAGCCAATCAGAAATGCTTCAGCTCCGACTCGCTACACAATCCTGGCCAATCGGAGTGCAAATAACTACCAACGGATACTTCACCCTGACCAATCAGCTCTCGAGCCACTGATGGAGACACCGCAGTGGCCAATCCGTTTCTATGCCGCCCCACGGGCTGGAGCAGTAgccgctgacatttcgggtttatGTTTGGTTTTTGTTATTGTCGCTGGTACCGTCAGGCTATTCCATGTGCCCTTTGATGTAGTTTGCTTCCTTTTCACCGTCCAAGATGGCTGCTCTCCTTATTGAACGAGTGTGGGCCCTTTTTTTAACGTTTAATCTCATTGGGTGGTTTAAAATtggaacagcatctcattaaaTCGCCACCAATCAGCGGAAACCGCAAACGTTGAATACACGTTAGACGTGAGTTGCAAGACTGGAACATTCCCCCTGGTATTTACTGTCGCTTAGGAGGAAACTGAGCTTGCACCTTACAGTCGTTTTCATATCCTCAGCATAGCCCAGTACTActgtaaaagcagaaattgctggaaatgcttaatagggttggcagcatctgtgaagaaaaaaattccgAGTTCTCGTCTCGgttccggtgaccattcctcggAACACCGGACCCGCAatgttaattgatttttttttcacagatgctgccagacctttccaacaatttctgtttttgttccagtacCTATTGTTTGTTGCAGTGTACTATCGTGGTTGCGAAGTCAATTACTATCGCCGTAGTAAAAATTAGAATGTCCAAAAACAAGATACTTGCTAacgttgtatcagagataatgggaactgcagatgctggagaatccaagttaataaagtgtggagctggatgtacacagcaggcaaagcagcatcccaggagcacaaaagctgacgtttcgggcctagacccttcatcagagagggtctaggcccgaaacgtcagcttttgtgctcctgagatgctgcttggcctgctgtgttcatccagctccacactttatttacTCGCTAATGTTTATTCATTATATTGTTGCACAATTACACAAACAGTCTAATATTTGTTTCTCCATTGCATTGCGTTGTCGCtgtccttttttttccatttttaaaagaacTGCCCAAATGCCACCCTAAATGCTGATCCAGTATTTAAAGATAATCAGTGCTCACTTCACTGATAATTTGTAACCAAAAATGTACAGACGCTTAGTTACACCGcacctgcagtattgtgtacagttttggatctCCTTACTCTctcattggggagaccaagcggagagaACTATCAGTGGTGCAAGGTGGATATCTGACAGCGAAGGAAGGAATATAAA
Proteins encoded in this region:
- the pnrc2 gene encoding proline-rich nuclear receptor coactivator 2, which encodes MGGVERLNIPISQPNHGTPKRNLHLNSSRQKNKDDNLYHMKTMHKKGEKGHGRYQFISETCQVVQKEGKNVMHFTANNQSWEAVLSSSSTLFRLQSDQNYAGAKFSEPPSPSVLPKPPSHWVRVPLESSDHSEMTFQLKTMLKVQA